One part of the Streptomyces lydicus genome encodes these proteins:
- a CDS encoding alpha/beta hydrolase, giving the protein MGLTSQSLEYTVVVLALACVAATVWLWPRLSKRGIAPVLGRLGAIVVTQVSIVCALALAVNANFEFYGNWDELLGNNEEAPASVSQGDGQYASVGNLKGGLVQPAGPQGLDRVTGLPKGPADKVGKVESVRIIGRRTRAINPGFVYLPPQYFQQQFRRQRFPVMVVISGYPGGIMNLAQHLQVPQNAGRLIAQGKMQPTVIVMVRPTIAPPRDTECVDVPGGPQAETFFTKDLPDAMRSAYRVGHDPSAWGAFGYSSGGTCSLQLAMRNPHAYTSAVSLSGDYAIKDDLTTGSLFGAGPAGAQREREHDLLWRLKNLPAPQVSALVASSRKGEADYGATMKFLHAAKAPMTVDSIILPQGSHQFSTWRREVVPALEWQSQQLTFPQDTEAVPPRKTPPGKVGQGGAAGKTAGPSKAPAASDGRRRVEAERPRG; this is encoded by the coding sequence ATGGGGCTGACCAGTCAGTCGCTCGAGTACACGGTGGTCGTGCTGGCGTTGGCTTGTGTGGCCGCCACGGTGTGGCTCTGGCCCCGGCTGTCGAAGCGCGGGATCGCACCCGTGCTGGGCAGGCTGGGCGCCATCGTGGTCACCCAGGTGTCGATCGTGTGCGCGCTCGCCCTCGCCGTGAATGCGAACTTCGAGTTCTACGGCAACTGGGACGAGCTGCTGGGCAACAACGAAGAGGCACCGGCGTCGGTGAGCCAGGGCGACGGCCAGTACGCCTCGGTCGGCAACCTCAAGGGCGGGCTGGTCCAGCCGGCCGGCCCGCAGGGCCTGGACCGGGTGACCGGGCTGCCCAAGGGCCCCGCCGACAAGGTGGGCAAGGTCGAGTCCGTCCGGATCATCGGCCGCCGTACCCGCGCCATCAACCCGGGCTTCGTCTACCTGCCGCCGCAGTACTTCCAGCAGCAGTTCCGCCGGCAGCGCTTCCCCGTCATGGTCGTCATCAGCGGCTACCCCGGTGGGATCATGAACCTCGCGCAGCACCTCCAGGTGCCGCAGAACGCGGGCCGGCTGATCGCCCAGGGCAAGATGCAGCCGACCGTCATCGTGATGGTGCGGCCGACGATCGCGCCGCCGCGCGACACCGAGTGCGTGGACGTGCCGGGCGGGCCGCAGGCCGAGACGTTCTTCACCAAGGACCTGCCGGACGCCATGCGGTCGGCCTACCGGGTGGGCCATGACCCCAGCGCCTGGGGCGCGTTCGGGTACTCGTCCGGTGGCACCTGCTCGCTCCAGCTGGCGATGCGCAACCCGCACGCGTACACCTCGGCGGTGTCGCTCTCCGGTGACTACGCGATCAAGGACGACCTGACCACCGGCAGCCTCTTCGGCGCCGGCCCGGCGGGTGCCCAGCGCGAGCGTGAGCACGACCTGCTGTGGCGGCTGAAGAACCTGCCCGCACCGCAGGTCTCCGCCCTGGTGGCCAGCAGCCGCAAGGGCGAGGCGGACTACGGCGCCACCATGAAGTTCCTCCACGCGGCCAAGGCGCCGATGACGGTCGACTCGATCATCCTGCCGCAGGGCAGCCACCAGTTCTCGACCTGGCGGCGTGAGGTCGTGCCCGCGCTGGAGTGGCAGAGCCAGCAGCTGACGTTCCCCCAGGACACCGAGGCCGTGCCGCCGCGGAAGACGCCCCCCGGCAAGGTGGGCCAGGGCGGTGCCGCGGGGAAGACGGCCGGGCCGAGCAAGGCACCGGCGGCGTCCGACGGCCGCCGCCGGGTGGAGGCGGAGCGTCCGCGGGGCTGA